A stretch of the Salminus brasiliensis chromosome 19, fSalBra1.hap2, whole genome shotgun sequence genome encodes the following:
- the pcdh18b gene encoding protocadherin-18b, with translation MTGAATAAALLLCAALLPLPRLVAPSAPGKLVRYRVLEEQRVGTVIGRLLEDAASALSGLPSSVSPRFRAMDGAGTPLLSVREEDGEISVASRIDREALCAQQPNCTVELDVATLPTEHLRLFRVRVDVLDVNDHAPRFARAVVPVEISESAAVGTRVPLDGALDPDVGENALRSYSLARSDHFRLEVRARADGSRRAELVVARELDREARAAHELQLTAADAGAPPRTGSTLLRIRVLDSNDNSPAFEQQAYAVSVPESAPPGTLLVDLNATDPDEGSNGKVVYSFGPHVPQKILDTFRIDPETGHLTLVKKLDYEASSSYEIDVQAQDMGPNSVPGHCKVVVKVADVNDNKPRISVNLMSQGKEEVAYVSEAAPVDTFVALVRVDDSDSGPNGEVSCRLHGHGHFRLQKTYENNYVILTNVSLDREKRSEYSLTVIAEDRGSPSLSAVKHFTVQVQDENDNPPRFEKGRYEIFKSENNSPGAYLTTVVADDPDLGANGQVTYSIVESQIQGSSISTYVTIDPSNGAIYALRSFDREEVARLTFTVQAQDGGGGASLISNTTVVITVLDENDNPPVIVSPLLSNRTAEVPLWRRAEPGHLVTIVKATDRDSGANGELTCSIIGGNEEGLFLMDPRRCELRTNGSMEASSRDAFDLAILVQDRGTTARLSARAVLHLILRDHPESYPLVPLPDGTGQTPLDISTIVIISLGAICGVLLVVMVAFATRCSSRDQKDPRHSYNCRVAESTYQNHPKKPSRQIHKGDITLVPTVNGTLPVRAHPRSPSASPAPESRQTHHSRQSLNSLVTISSNHVPENFALELAHATPPVEQVSQLLSILHQGQYQPRPSFRGNKYTRSYRYALNEMDKFSLKDSGRGDSEAGDSDCEMGRESPLLGEGFSELFTPDGQHRLHPAMKLCTEECRVLGHSDQCWMPPLPSPASSDYRSNLYIPGEDPQQSPAAPEDPQSGESTLRKKSFSTFGKESEEEGQEEGEAEKAEDLCGTTSLLSEMNSVFQRLLPSSMDSYMEVGETGAASACPAGLGSLERRKGHLPGKPSPSSYQQGVAAWAANTHFQNPGHSHAPASHMTALVAPLPAPLPTPVQVSSSCSKWLPAMEEIPENHEEDELESVLGHLQGKRCDSRSEIMDASELVAEINKLLQDVRQS, from the exons ATGACCGGCGCCGCTACCGCCGCTGCGCTCCTGCTGTGCGCCGCTCTACTGCCCCTGCCCCGTCTGGTCGCGCCGTCCGCGCCAGGGAAGCTCGTGCGCTACCGCGTGCTGGAGGAGCAGCGCGTAGGCACGGTGATCGGAAGGCTGCTCGAGGACGCCGCGAGCGCGCTCTCTGGTCTGCCCAGTTCGGTGTCGCCGCGCTTTCGCGCAATGGACGGCGCGGGCACGCCGCTGCTCTCCGTGCGCGAGGAGGACGGCGAGATCAGCGTGGCCTCACGCATCGACCGGGAGGCGCTGTGCGCGCAGCAGCCCAACTGCACCGTGGAGCTGGACGTGGCCACCCTGCCCACCGAACACCTGCGGCTGTTCCGCGTGCGCGTGGACGTGCTGGACGTCAACGACCATGCGCCGCGGTTCGCGCGCGCCGTCGTGCCGGTGGAGATCTCCGAGAGCGCCGCGGTGGGCACGCGCGTGCCGCTGGACGGCGCCTTGGACCCGGACGTCGGCGAGAACGCGCTGCGCTCGTACTCGCTGGCGCGCAGCGACCACTTTCGGCTGGAGGTGCGCGCGCGCGCCGACGGCTCGCGCCGCGCCGAGCTGGTGGTGGCGCGCGAGCTCGACCGGGAAGCGCGCGCCGCGCACGAGCTCCAGCTGACGGCGGCGGACGCGGGAGCGCCCCCGCGCACCGGCTCCACGCTGCTGCGCATTCGCGTCCTCGACTCCAACGACAACAGCCCGGCCTTCGAACAGCAGGCGTACGCTGTGAGCGTGCCCGAGAGCGCGCCCCCGGGCACTCTGCTCGTGGACCTGAACGCCACCGACCCGGATGAAGGAAGCAACGGCAAAGTGGTGTACTCCTTTGGCCCACACGTGCCACAGAAGATCCTGGACACCTTCCGCATCGACCCAGAGACCGGACATCTGACGCTGGTCAAGAAGCTGGACTACGAGGCTTCCTCATCCTACGAAATCGACGTCCAGGCTCAGGACATGGGGCCCAACTCTGTGCCAGGCCACTGCAAG GTCGTGGTCAAGGTGGCAGACGTGAACGACAACAAGCCGAGGATCAGTGTCAACCTCATGAGCCAGGGCAAGGAGGAGGTGGCCTACGTTTCCGAAGCAGCACCGGTGGACACCTTCGTGGCTCTGGTGCGAGTGGACGACAGCGACTCAGGCCCCAATGGCGAGGTCTCCTGCCGGCTCCATGGGCACGGCCACTTTCGGCTGCAGAAGACATACGAGAACAACTACGTGATCCTGACCAATGTCTCACTGGACCGCGAGAAGCGCTCCGAGTACAGCCTGACGGTCATCGCAGAGGACCGCGGCTCACCGAGCCTGTCTGCGGTGAAGCACTTCACGGTGCAGGTGCAGGACGAGAACGACAACCCGCCGCGCTTCGAGAAGGGCCGCTATGAGATCTTTAAGTCCGAAAACAACTCTCCTGGTGCCTACCTCACCACGGTGGTGGCCGACGATCCAGACCTGGGTGCCAACGGCCAGGTGACCTATTCCATTGTGGAGAGCCAGATCCAAGGGAGCTCCATCTCCACCTATGTGACCATAGATCCATCCAACGGCGCCATATACGCTCTGAGAAGCTTCGACCGCGAGGAGGTGGCCCGGCTGACCTTCACTGTGCAGGCACAAGATGGAGGAGGTGGAGCCTCTCTGATCAGCAACACCACTGTGGTCATCACCGTGCTGGACGAGAACGATAACCCTCCAGTCATCGTTTCGCCACTGCTCAGCAACCGCACTGCCGAAGTGCCACTGTGGAGGCGGGCAGAGCCAGGGCACCTGGTCACAATCGTCAAGGCAACTGACCGGGACTCTGGGGCCAACGGTGAACTTACCTGCTCCATCATAGGTGGCAACGAAGAAGGACTGTTCCTCATGGACCCACGGAGGTGCGAACTGAGAACCAACGGCAGCATGGAGGCCTCGTCGCGGGACGCTTTCGACCTGGCCATTCTGGTGCAGGACCGGGGCACGACCGCCCGGCTTTCCGCCCGCGCCGTCCTCCACCTCATACTGCGCGACCACCCTGAGTCCTACCCTCTCGTGCCCCTCCCTGACGGCACAGGGCAGACCCCCCTGGACATCTCCACCATCGTCATCATCTCTCTCGGTGCCATCTGCGGCGTGCTGCTGGTGGTCATGGTGGCGTTCGCCACGCGCTGCTCTTCACGAGACCAGAAGGACCCGCGCCACTCGTACAACTGCAGGGTAGCCGAGTCCACCTACCAGAACCACCCCAAGAAACCGTCCCGGCAGATCCACAAAGGCGACATCACCCTAGTGCCCACCGTGAACGGGACGCTGCCTGTGAGGGCGCATCCTCGTTCGCCGTCCGCCTCGCCTGCGCCAGAGAGCCGGCAGACCCACCACAGCCGCCAGTCGCTCAACAGCCTCGTCACCATCTCGTCCAATCATGTGCCGGAGAACTTTGCCCTGGAGCTCGCTCACGCCACCCCTCCTGTGGAG CAAGTCTCACAGCTTCTGTCCATACTTCATCAGGGCCAGTACCAACCCAGACCCAGTTTCCGTGGCAACAAATACACTCGGAGCTACAG gTATGCTTTGAATGAGATGGATAAGTTCAGCCTGAAGGACAGTGGCCGAGGGGACAGTGAGGCTGGAGATAGCGACTGTGAGATGGGCAGGGAGTCTCCTCTGCTGGGAGAAGGTTTCAGCGAGCTCTTTACTCCTGATGGACAGCACAGACTACACCCTG cGATGAAGCTGTGTACAGAAGAATGCAGAGTCCTGGGTCACTCCGACCAGTGCTGGATGCCCCCTCTGCCCTCCCCGGCTTCGTCCGATTACCGTAGCAACCTGTACATCCCCGGTGAAGACCCCCAGCAGAGCCCGGCAGCCCCAGAGGACCCCCAGTCTGGGGAGTCCACCCTGAGGAAGAAGAGCTTCTCCACCTTCGGCAAGGAGAGCGAGGAGGAGGGGCAAGAAGAAGGCGAAGCGGAGAAAGCGGAGGACCTGTGTGGGACCACCTCGTTGCTGTCCGAAATGAACAGCGTCTTTCAGAGGCTCCTCCCCTCCTCCATGGACTCTTACATGGAGGTCGGTGAGACAGGGGCTGCTTCCGCCTGCCCGGCCGGACTGGGGTCCCTGGAAAGGAGAAAAGGTCACCTGCCAGGTAAACCTAGCCCCTCCTCCTACCAGCAGGGTGTGGCCGCCTGGGCCGCCAACACGCACTTCCAGAACCCTGGCCACAGCCACGCCCCGGCCAGCCACATGACCGCCCTGGTGGCGCCTCTTCCCGCGCCCCTGCCCACACCAGTGCAGGTGTCGAGCTCCTGTTCGAAGTGGCTGCCGGCCATGGAGGAGATCCCAGAGAACCACGAGGAAGACGAGCTGGAGTCCGTGCTAGGGCACCTGCAGGGCAAACGCTGCGACAGCCGCAGCGAAATCATGGACGCCAGCGAACTCGTGGCGGAGATCAATAAACTCCTGCAGGACGTTCGGCAGAGCTAG